The Amycolatopsis camponoti genome segment GGCGACCTCCAGGAGCCGCCGCACGGAAGCTTCGCCGTCGAGGACCGTGCCGAACCGCAGCGGCAGCACGGGTTCGTGGCGGAAGACCGCGCGGACGACGGCATCGTGTTCGCGGGCCAGCTCGGCGAGCGCGCCGTCGACCGGGTCGAGCGTGTCCAGGCGGTCGAAGCGCGCCGGCGTCACTTCCGAGACGACGACGCCCAGATCGCGGTAGCCGACGAGCCGGGGTGCCGGGCCGAGGTCCAGCCCGTCCCGGTTGCGGGTGATCGCGTACGCGCAGAGCCATTCGCGGGTGCTCACCGCTGTGCGTCCCTTCCGCCCGGAACCCGGGCCTCCAGTGCGGCGACGCGCGCCGCCAAGTCCAGCTTTTGACCGGCACTGTCCGCCAGCTCTTCGCGCACGGCGTTCGGCGAGAAGAACGGGTCGTTCGTCCACCAGTCCATGCCCATTTCCCGGGCGGTCTGGGCCGAGGCGATGAAGAGCCGGATCCGCAGCGTCAGCAATTCGACGTCGACCACGCTGACGCCGATGTCACCGGCTATCACGACACCCTTGTCGAGCACGCGTTCCAGAATGTCCGCCAATGAATCGGACGAAGCGGCCAATCGTGTCACTCTTCCTTTCAGGAATCGGTGGCACCCCGCGTGAACCGCCGGAGCCGTTCGCACGCGGTGAGCTCGCCGTCGGCGTCGAGGTCCACCCGGTAGGTGGCCATCACGCTGGTGGAGTCCGGGATCCGGGCCAGCTCGACGACGTCGACCAGCACGGACCAGCCCCCTTCGGCGCGGGTCCGGAGCCCGGTCACGGCGTGCGGGGCCAGCCCCGTGACCACGCCGAACTGGGCCGTCGCTTCCCGGATGGCATCGGCGGCGCGAAGCCGGGAAACGGATTTCTCAGAGCTTTCGGAGACATTGTTGTTTTGGGCAAGGAACGGCTTCGGCGATTGCGTCATCGCTTTCCTGGTCTCGGGTGGGTGCCCACCGTAGCAACGGGCACAACCATCCGCAGATGACCTGGGACACGGTATTTTTCACCGGTTCGCGGGAACGGCTGGGCGATCTGCGGCAACCGGCGGCGGCAAACGGCCCAGCACCGGACGGCCAGCGGAACCAATTCCCGGATTCCGCCCCGAATATCACGATCGAGTAACGTCTACCAGCCGGTAGCCGACGCCCCGGACCGTCTCGATGGTGCGAGTGCCGAACGGCACGTCGATCTTGCGCCGCAGGTAGCCGATGTAGACCTCGACGACGTTCTCGTCGCCGTCGTAGTGCGCGTCCCAGACGTGGCCGAGGATCTCGTTCTTCGTCAGCGCGGTCCCCGGCCGCCGCAGGAGGAACTCCAGCAGCCCGAACTCCCGCGCGGTCAGCTCGATCCGCTGCTGTCCTCTGTGGACTGTCCGCGCGGAGGGGTCGAGCCGCAGGTCGCCCGCCTCCAGCACGGCGGGGCGGGCCGGGGCGCCGCGGCGCAGCAGCGCGCGCAGCCGGGCGATCAGGACGACGAAGGAGAACGGCTTCGACAGGTAGTCGTCGGCGCCGAGGTCGAACGCGTCGGCTTCGTCGTACTCGCCGTCCTTCGCGGTGAGCATCAGCACCGGCGTCCAGTTCTCGGCCGCCCGCAGGCGTTTGAGCACCTCGTAGCCGGACAGCTCGGGGAGCATGATGTCGAGCACGACGACGTCGTACTCCTGCTCGGTCGCCCGCCAGAGCCCTTCCCGGCCGGTGTGCGCGACGTCGACGGTGAACCCCTCGGCGACCAACCCGCGCCGCAGCGTCTCCGCGAACTCGCGCTCGTCCTCCACGATCAGCAGGCGCACTACTCCTCCTCCGGCAGTTCGAGCACCGGCAGCTCGAGCACGAACCGCGCGCCCTGCTCGTCCGACGCGCTGTAGCGCGCCCGGCCGCCGTGGCGTGCCGCGATACCCGCGACGATCGGCAGGCCCAGCCCGGTGCCGCCGTGCCCGCGCTGCCGTGACGCGTCGAGCCGGACGAACCGCTCGAAGATCCGGTCGCGGTCGGCCTCCCCGACGCCCGGCCCGTCGTCGCTCACCTCGACGACAGCGAGATCGCCGCGCACCGAGCTGGCGACGCGGATGCGCGAGCGCGCGTGCCCGCGGGCGTTGTCGACCAGGTTCCGCACCGCCCGCCGCAGCTGGGCCTCGCTGCCGCGCACCTTCGCGGGCCCGGCGCGGACCTCGACGTCCAGCGCGCACTCGCCGCGGACCCGCTCGGCCTCGGCGCGCACGATGTCGTCGAGGTCGACCTCGGTGCGCGACGGCCGGTCGGTCGTGTCGTCGGTGCGGGCGAGCATGAGCAGGTCGTCGACGAGCTCGCGCAGCCGCGCGGTCTCCCTGGCGATCACCGGCACCAGGTCTTGCGCGCTCTCCGGGTGCCGCCCGGAGACGTCGAGCGCGGTGCTGATCGTGGACAGCGGCGAGCGCAGCTCATGACTCGCGTCGGCGACGAACCGGCGTTGCGCGGCCTGCGCCGACGCGAGCCGGCCGAGCATCCCGTTGAGTGTCACGGCGAGGCGGTGCACCTCGTCGCCACCCGGCGGCAGCGGGACGCGGGCGGCGAGGTCGCGCGTCGAGATCTCGGCGACGGTCCGGCGCATCCGCTCGACCGGCCGCAGCGCCGAGCCGACCGCGCGGTAGACCGCGAGCCCGGCGATCGCCAGCAGCGGGATCGCGATCAGCCCGAGCAGCAGCGTCAGCCGGGTCGACGCCTCGGTCACCGGCTCCAGCGAGCGCGCCGAGACCACCGTGTACGGCCCACCCGGCCCGTTGACCTGCTGCGAGACGACGCGGTAGTCGTCGCTGTCGCCGTTGAGCCCGAGCGGGAGCGTCTCGATGGCTTCCTGCCCGACGGGCGGGCGGGCGGTGGTCAGCGGCGGGTGCCCGACGATCGCCGGGTCACTCGCGATCGGCACGCCGCGGGCGTTCAGCACCTGGGTGACGGCCTCGGTGTCGCCGGTGCTGGCGACGTCGGAGGCGCTGAGGTCACGTGCGCCCTCGCGGACCAGCTGGATGGCGACCTGGCGGCCGGTGCTGCGGGCACTCTCGGTGACGCTGCGGTCGAGCGACTCTTCGAGCAGCACCACGACCACGGCGAGCGCGGCCGCGATGGCCAGCGCGAGCGCGAAGACGGCCACCGCGGTGGTCCGCATCCGCACGCCGGTCGCGGCGATCACGCTGCCCAGTTTCACCAACTCAGCGTAACCACGGAACGCCGCGGTCACGACGTCCGCCGCCGGCGCGTGGCGGTGAGCCGTTCCACGCGCA includes the following:
- a CDS encoding gas vesicle protein, with the protein product MTRLAASSDSLADILERVLDKGVVIAGDIGVSVVDVELLTLRIRLFIASAQTAREMGMDWWTNDPFFSPNAVREELADSAGQKLDLAARVAALEARVPGGRDAQR
- a CDS encoding gas vesicle protein; translation: MTQSPKPFLAQNNNVSESSEKSVSRLRAADAIREATAQFGVVTGLAPHAVTGLRTRAEGGWSVLVDVVELARIPDSTSVMATYRVDLDADGELTACERLRRFTRGATDS
- a CDS encoding response regulator transcription factor, whose translation is MRLLIVEDEREFAETLRRGLVAEGFTVDVAHTGREGLWRATEQEYDVVVLDIMLPELSGYEVLKRLRAAENWTPVLMLTAKDGEYDEADAFDLGADDYLSKPFSFVVLIARLRALLRRGAPARPAVLEAGDLRLDPSARTVHRGQQRIELTAREFGLLEFLLRRPGTALTKNEILGHVWDAHYDGDENVVEVYIGYLRRKIDVPFGTRTIETVRGVGYRLVDVTRS
- a CDS encoding sensor histidine kinase; its protein translation is MKLGSVIAATGVRMRTTAVAVFALALAIAAALAVVVVLLEESLDRSVTESARSTGRQVAIQLVREGARDLSASDVASTGDTEAVTQVLNARGVPIASDPAIVGHPPLTTARPPVGQEAIETLPLGLNGDSDDYRVVSQQVNGPGGPYTVVSARSLEPVTEASTRLTLLLGLIAIPLLAIAGLAVYRAVGSALRPVERMRRTVAEISTRDLAARVPLPPGGDEVHRLAVTLNGMLGRLASAQAAQRRFVADASHELRSPLSTISTALDVSGRHPESAQDLVPVIARETARLRELVDDLLMLARTDDTTDRPSRTEVDLDDIVRAEAERVRGECALDVEVRAGPAKVRGSEAQLRRAVRNLVDNARGHARSRIRVASSVRGDLAVVEVSDDGPGVGEADRDRIFERFVRLDASRQRGHGGTGLGLPIVAGIAARHGGRARYSASDEQGARFVLELPVLELPEEE